DNA from Roseomonas gilardii subsp. gilardii:
AGAGACGCGCCTGTTGCGGTACTTCGTGGCCGTCGCCGAATTCGGCCACCTCACCCGGGCGGCGGAACGCCTCGGCATCCGGCAGCCGCCGCTGAGCCAGCAGATCCGGCTGCTGGAACGCCAGCTCGGCGTGACGCTCTTCCTGCGGCAGCCGCGCGGCATGGCCCTGACCGAGAGCGGCGCGGCCTTCCTCGCCGAGGCGCGTGGCATCCTGCAGCGGATGGACGAGGCGGTGGCGCATGTGCGGGGCATCGCCGCCGGGGAAAGGGGGAGGATCGCCATCGGCTTCACCGGCTCGGCCGCCTTCCATCCCTTCGTCCCCAGTGTCCTGCGCCGCTTCCGGCAGTCCTCGCCGGGCGTGACCCTGGTGTTGGAGGAAAGCAGTTCCTCGGAGTTGATCCAGGCGCTGGAGACGGAGCGGCTCGATGCTGCCTTCATCCGCGCCCCGAACCTCTCCCTGCCCGGCCTGGTGGCGGAGGCCGTGCTGGAGGAACGGATGCTGGCCGCCCTGCCCGTCGCCCATCCGCTGGCGCCCCATGGACGCGGCGGCCGGCAGCCCCTGCCCCTCGCTGCCCTGCGGCACGAGACCTTCATCCTCTATCGCCGCCACAGCGGAGCAGGACTCTATGACAACATCCTGTCCGCCTGCCGCGCGGCCGGCTTCAGCCCCTCCATCGGCCAGGAGGCGCCGCGCATGCTCTCCACGCTGAGCCTCGTCGCGGCGGGACTCGGTATCTCCGTCGTGCCCGTCTCCATGCGCCGGCTGAACCTGGAAGGCGTGGCCTACCGGGCGCTGGAGCCGATGCCGGAA
Protein-coding regions in this window:
- a CDS encoding LysR family transcriptional regulator, yielding MIETRLLRYFVAVAEFGHLTRAAERLGIRQPPLSQQIRLLERQLGVTLFLRQPRGMALTESGAAFLAEARGILQRMDEAVAHVRGIAAGERGRIAIGFTGSAAFHPFVPSVLRRFRQSSPGVTLVLEESSSSELIQALETERLDAAFIRAPNLSLPGLVAEAVLEERMLAALPVAHPLAPHGRGGRQPLPLAALRHETFILYRRHSGAGLYDNILSACRAAGFSPSIGQEAPRMLSTLSLVAAGLGISVVPVSMRRLNLEGVAYRALEPMPELVAPIHLAYRAAPLPETLRRFLAEIRCAGPDANPPGGTAKRAG